A DNA window from Hydrogenophaga taeniospiralis contains the following coding sequences:
- a CDS encoding DNA adenine methylase, with product MTEFKAAPLVPWIGGKRRLVKHILPMFPEHTCYVEPFCGAAALYFSKAPAKAEVLNDVNGDVVNLYRVVRHHLEEFTRQFKWALTSRQMFKWLQVTPGETLTDIQRAAKFFYLQKQAFGGKVTGQTFGTAATAPPRLNLLRLEEDLSAAHLRLANTYIEHLDWSVCVAKYDRAGTLFYCDPPYWGTEGYGVGFGLEQYDRLAELARTIKGRMVISVNDIPEMRKAFKGLAMDRLDIAYSVSRAETRKTTGELVIRSW from the coding sequence ATGACGGAATTTAAAGCGGCACCCTTGGTGCCATGGATCGGCGGAAAACGCCGCCTCGTGAAACACATCCTGCCTATGTTCCCGGAGCACACCTGCTACGTGGAGCCGTTCTGTGGGGCTGCGGCGCTCTACTTCTCCAAGGCTCCGGCCAAGGCGGAGGTGCTGAACGATGTGAACGGCGACGTGGTGAACCTGTACCGGGTGGTGCGCCACCACCTCGAAGAGTTCACCCGGCAGTTCAAGTGGGCCTTGACGAGCCGGCAGATGTTCAAGTGGCTGCAGGTGACCCCGGGAGAGACTCTGACGGACATCCAGCGTGCGGCCAAATTTTTCTACCTGCAGAAACAGGCATTCGGTGGAAAAGTGACTGGGCAAACGTTCGGGACGGCAGCCACGGCACCACCGCGTTTGAACCTGCTGCGCCTTGAGGAGGATCTGTCGGCTGCTCACCTGCGCCTGGCAAACACCTACATCGAGCACCTGGACTGGTCAGTCTGCGTGGCCAAGTACGACCGGGCAGGGACGCTGTTCTACTGCGACCCTCCCTATTGGGGTACGGAGGGCTATGGGGTTGGGTTCGGCCTGGAACAGTACGACCGTCTGGCTGAGCTGGCCAGGACGATCAAGGGCCGAATGGTCATCTCGGTGAACGACATCCCGGAGATGCGGAAGGCATTCAAGGGTTTGGCCATGGACCGCTTGGACATTGCCTACTCTGTGAGCAGGGCCGAGACCCGGAAGACGACCGGCGAGCTGGTGATCCGTAGCTGGTGA
- a CDS encoding imelysin family protein codes for MQLRALTLAIATLAASATLTGLPAHAATPAAAAATASAVDAKAVAAHYATLVHASYSDTLAAAKDMQAAIAAFVAAPSAEGLDKARKAWLAGREFYGQTEAFRFYSGPIDDDKGPEGQINAWPLDEAYVDYVTGKPKAGLVNTPKFKITKAALAKANERGGEENISAGWHAVEFLLWGQDQSETGPGNRSFEDYVKGKGENAERRAMYLTVATELLVDDLSAMAAAWAPGAKNYRAKFEKGGKESVRKIIVGLGSLSRGELAGERMEVALNSQDQEDEHSCFSDNTHRDVVNNAKGIQNVWLGQYTRRDGSKLEGPGVRDLVAAKNPALAEKTSAQLALSVSSAEAIPAPFDRAIAKGAAGRPAIEKTIESLVAQSKLLVESASAVGIAKLTLVEP; via the coding sequence ATGCAACTGCGCGCTTTGACCCTGGCCATCGCCACCCTCGCCGCCAGCGCCACCCTCACTGGCCTGCCGGCCCACGCCGCCACGCCCGCCGCCGCTGCCGCCACCGCGAGCGCGGTGGACGCCAAGGCCGTGGCCGCGCACTACGCCACCCTGGTGCACGCCAGCTACAGCGACACCCTGGCCGCCGCCAAGGACATGCAGGCCGCCATCGCCGCCTTCGTCGCCGCCCCCTCGGCCGAAGGCCTGGACAAGGCGCGCAAGGCCTGGCTGGCGGGCCGCGAGTTCTACGGCCAGACCGAAGCCTTCCGCTTCTACAGCGGCCCGATCGACGACGACAAGGGCCCCGAGGGCCAGATCAACGCCTGGCCACTGGACGAGGCCTATGTGGACTACGTGACCGGCAAGCCCAAGGCCGGCCTGGTGAACACGCCGAAGTTCAAGATCACCAAGGCCGCGCTGGCCAAGGCCAACGAACGCGGCGGCGAAGAGAACATCAGCGCTGGCTGGCACGCCGTCGAGTTCCTGCTCTGGGGCCAGGACCAGAGCGAAACCGGCCCGGGCAACCGCTCGTTTGAAGACTATGTGAAGGGCAAAGGCGAGAACGCCGAGCGCCGCGCGATGTACCTGACCGTGGCCACCGAGCTGCTGGTGGACGACCTCTCGGCCATGGCCGCGGCCTGGGCCCCCGGCGCGAAGAACTACCGCGCCAAGTTTGAAAAAGGCGGCAAGGAGTCGGTGCGCAAGATCATCGTCGGCCTGGGCTCGCTCTCGCGCGGTGAACTCGCGGGCGAGCGCATGGAAGTGGCGCTGAACTCGCAGGACCAGGAAGACGAACACTCCTGCTTCTCCGACAACACGCACCGCGACGTGGTGAACAACGCCAAAGGCATCCAGAACGTGTGGCTGGGCCAGTACACCCGGCGCGACGGCAGCAAGCTCGAAGGCCCGGGCGTGCGCGATCTGGTGGCCGCCAAGAACCCGGCCCTGGCCGAGAAGACCAGCGCGCAGCTGGCCTTGTCCGTGAGTTCGGCCGAAGCCATCCCGGCGCCGTTCGACCGCGCCATCGCCAAGGGCGCGGCCGGCCGGCCCGCCATCGAGAAGACCATCGAGAGCCTGGTCGCGCAGTCCAAGCTGCTGGTGGAATCGGCATCGGCCGTGGGCATTGCGAAGCTCACGCTGGTGGAACCATGA